From Kineosporia succinea, the proteins below share one genomic window:
- a CDS encoding AfsR/SARP family transcriptional regulator, with protein MSTGAQEPPTEYWFQLLGPLRFWRAGVEMETGPRQQRCLLALLLARAGQPVSVSEMVDVLWGDEPTASAVNVIHRYIGALRRLVEPDLAAREQSSWLVRHGNSYRLTAGPEASDVVAFRDLVERARALSRDHDYAQSLELYQKAIELWSGPCATDLADSGPATAVFSSLNRQLFEVAMEAADLAMRLGMADRLLSPLRRAASWDQLNEPLHARLMTLLHEAGHRAEAFAVYDTLRTRLDEELGLEPGPECRAVQQRLLAVAPVTAEPDTDRRESTYDEVYNPPASVVVRPAQLPPDLPVFVGREDETDVVTGLLQRRREEPQAAPLVVALSGMGGVGKSTFAVHLAHLLAPEHADGQLYLDLRGSGDGEQSVSTGEALTLLLHSLGVPAASVPEQVAAQVGMYRSLSVGKRMIVLLDNAHAVQQVRPLVPNSAHSLVLVTSRTPLAGLAAVEGARLLLMDLPTVEAAREILLARLPLTGQSPDPAVVDDIVELCGRLPLALALVAAQMAARPWFSLRAVADGLRDAPRLEAFGHDESNNDPRSVFAWSYRHLGEEAARLFRYLSIRIGPAISDAACASLLGTDLATTRGLLHELTGSALILEIEPGRYSSHILVRAYAEELFLAIDSPAERQEAGTRLLHHYQHSSFAAHVAVRPHLRPVPPLGLARSVTPETPANFHVAMAWFVTERPVLVEAVTRATDRRFGVEPWRLALTLQQYFQRGAFFQDWMNVMSTALQAARRDEDREGQAYSLRSLAGAYFFFGRYQEALDLLEEAGQLFTALRRPEELGYVHTNRGDVLVKLKRHEEALAEYQQAHRQFVTSGNVMREVRAMSEVGHTLALLGDNEEAEVQLRSALARNDEVGNLEQEGQIRVYIGRLQTGLKDYRSAIKELEDAVLVLNRVGHRTLEFDALLMIIESWLALEDHESAWKTWHTAHELARTFQNGGTLQTTERLERLRPPENPEVG; from the coding sequence ATGTCCACAGGAGCCCAAGAGCCACCGACGGAGTACTGGTTCCAGCTCCTGGGCCCGCTGCGATTCTGGCGTGCCGGCGTGGAGATGGAGACCGGTCCCCGCCAGCAGCGTTGTCTGCTGGCTCTGCTGCTGGCGCGCGCCGGGCAGCCCGTCAGCGTGAGCGAGATGGTCGACGTGCTGTGGGGTGACGAGCCCACGGCCAGTGCCGTGAACGTCATCCACCGTTACATCGGGGCCCTGCGCCGCCTGGTCGAACCCGATCTGGCCGCGCGGGAGCAGAGTTCCTGGCTGGTCCGTCACGGCAACAGCTACCGCCTCACCGCCGGCCCGGAGGCCAGCGACGTGGTGGCGTTCCGCGACCTGGTCGAGCGCGCCCGGGCCCTGAGCCGCGATCACGACTACGCGCAGTCGCTGGAGCTCTACCAGAAGGCGATCGAGCTGTGGTCCGGCCCGTGCGCCACCGACCTGGCCGACTCCGGCCCGGCCACCGCGGTGTTCTCCTCGCTCAACCGCCAGCTCTTCGAGGTGGCGATGGAGGCCGCCGACCTGGCGATGCGGCTGGGGATGGCCGACCGGCTGCTGTCCCCGCTGCGCCGGGCGGCCTCGTGGGACCAGCTGAACGAGCCCCTGCACGCGCGGCTCATGACCCTGCTGCACGAGGCCGGGCACCGGGCCGAGGCCTTCGCCGTCTACGACACGCTGCGCACCCGGCTGGACGAGGAGCTGGGCCTGGAGCCGGGCCCGGAGTGCCGCGCGGTGCAGCAGCGTCTGCTGGCCGTCGCCCCGGTCACCGCCGAGCCGGATACCGATCGGCGTGAGTCCACCTACGACGAGGTCTACAACCCGCCGGCGTCGGTGGTGGTGCGCCCTGCGCAGCTGCCGCCCGACCTTCCGGTCTTCGTCGGGCGGGAGGACGAGACCGACGTCGTCACCGGACTGCTGCAGCGTCGACGCGAGGAGCCCCAGGCCGCTCCGCTGGTGGTCGCGCTGAGCGGGATGGGTGGCGTGGGCAAGTCCACGTTCGCCGTGCACCTGGCCCACCTGCTGGCCCCGGAGCACGCCGACGGTCAGCTCTACCTCGACCTGCGCGGTTCCGGCGACGGTGAGCAGAGCGTCTCCACCGGTGAGGCACTCACCCTCCTGCTGCACTCGCTCGGGGTACCGGCGGCGTCGGTGCCGGAGCAGGTGGCGGCCCAGGTGGGCATGTACCGCAGCCTGAGCGTGGGCAAGCGGATGATCGTGCTGCTCGACAACGCGCACGCGGTGCAGCAGGTGCGGCCCCTGGTGCCGAACTCGGCCCACAGCCTGGTGCTCGTCACCAGCCGCACCCCGCTGGCCGGGCTGGCGGCGGTGGAGGGCGCGCGGCTCCTGCTCATGGATCTGCCCACGGTGGAGGCCGCCCGCGAGATCCTGCTGGCCCGGCTGCCCCTGACCGGGCAGAGCCCCGACCCGGCGGTCGTGGACGACATCGTCGAGCTGTGTGGCCGGCTCCCGCTGGCACTGGCCCTGGTCGCCGCCCAGATGGCCGCCCGGCCGTGGTTCTCGCTGCGGGCCGTGGCCGACGGGCTGCGCGACGCGCCCCGCCTCGAGGCGTTCGGGCACGACGAGTCCAACAACGACCCGCGCAGTGTCTTCGCCTGGTCGTACCGGCATCTCGGCGAGGAGGCGGCCCGGCTCTTCCGCTACCTGTCGATCCGGATCGGCCCGGCCATCTCCGACGCGGCCTGCGCCAGCCTGCTCGGCACCGACCTGGCCACCACCCGCGGCCTGCTGCACGAGCTCACCGGCTCGGCCCTGATCCTCGAGATCGAGCCCGGCCGCTACAGCTCGCACATCCTGGTGAGGGCGTACGCCGAGGAGCTGTTCCTGGCGATCGACAGCCCGGCCGAACGGCAGGAGGCCGGTACCCGGCTGCTGCACCACTACCAGCACAGCAGTTTCGCGGCCCACGTCGCGGTGCGGCCGCACCTGCGTCCGGTGCCGCCCCTGGGCCTGGCCCGCTCGGTGACTCCCGAGACCCCGGCGAACTTCCACGTGGCCATGGCCTGGTTCGTGACCGAGCGGCCGGTGCTGGTCGAGGCCGTGACCCGGGCCACCGACCGCCGTTTCGGGGTGGAGCCCTGGCGTCTGGCCCTGACCCTGCAGCAGTACTTCCAGCGCGGCGCCTTCTTCCAGGACTGGATGAACGTCATGTCGACGGCCCTGCAGGCCGCCCGGCGGGACGAGGACCGCGAGGGGCAGGCCTACTCGCTGCGGAGCTTGGCCGGGGCCTACTTCTTCTTCGGGCGCTACCAGGAGGCTCTCGACCTGCTGGAGGAGGCCGGTCAGCTGTTCACCGCCCTGCGGCGCCCGGAGGAGCTCGGATACGTCCACACCAACCGCGGTGACGTGCTGGTCAAGCTCAAGCGGCACGAGGAGGCCCTCGCCGAGTACCAGCAGGCCCACCGCCAGTTCGTGACCTCGGGCAACGTGATGCGCGAGGTCCGCGCGATGTCGGAGGTCGGCCACACCCTGGCCCTGCTCGGCGACAACGAGGAGGCCGAGGTGCAGCTGCGCAGTGCCCTGGCCCGCAACGACGAGGTCGGGAACCTGGAGCAGGAGGGGCAGATCCGGGTCTACATCGGGCGTCTGCAGACCGGCCTGAAGGACTACCGCTCCGCGATCAAGGAGCTGGAGGACGCGGTCCTGGTGCTGAACCGGGTCGGTCACCGCACGCTCGAGTTCGACGCGTTGCTGATGATCATCGAATCCTGGCTCGCCCTCGAAGATCACGAGAGCGCCTGGAAGACCTGGCACACCGCGCACGAACTGGCCCGGACGTTCCAGAACGGTGGGACGCTCCAGACGACCGAGCGTCTGGAGCGTCTCAGGCCTCCCGAGAATCCGGAAGTGGGCTGA
- a CDS encoding peptidase inhibitor family I36 protein — MRFAMRATLAASAAVASVAVTALISPATAQAAASDCKSGQVCLFENANYTGGMMTLENGCEKYLGDNWFNNGVAADNHTSSIINNSGSAVFFYNLAQWPSAQAGWHFGVSGNSRMASLVQVTGFWDGAGSDGKGYTINMNEDISAAC; from the coding sequence GTGCGATTTGCAATGCGAGCCACGCTGGCCGCCTCGGCAGCGGTGGCGTCCGTGGCCGTGACGGCCCTGATCAGCCCGGCCACCGCTCAGGCGGCGGCCTCCGACTGCAAGTCCGGCCAGGTGTGTCTCTTCGAGAACGCCAACTACACGGGCGGCATGATGACGCTGGAGAACGGGTGCGAGAAGTACCTGGGCGACAACTGGTTCAACAACGGTGTGGCCGCTGACAACCACACCTCGTCAATCATCAACAACAGCGGGTCGGCGGTGTTCTTCTACAACCTGGCCCAGTGGCCGAGTGCCCAGGCGGGCTGGCACTTCGGTGTGAGTGGCAATTCGAGAATGGCCTCACTGGTGCAGGTGACGGGGTTCTGGGACGGTGCCGGCAGCGACGGCAAGGGCTACACCATCAACATGAACGAGGACATCAGCGCCGCCTGCTGA
- a CDS encoding RICIN domain-containing protein, whose protein sequence is MKPTDVSPDPRAQDDDGRDEAQVPAVDDDLATVLLQVTERDEETGTEGEQGDTFAQETWPAPDRDEQQAAFLASSNTGRLGRIPALSFPTRGVKGVAVMAGSLVAVAALVFGGVKGVQAIAGSFGDEEKPAATVAAVAPTGSPSPTPTGVRPTRERAASGTPSRADDPAVADPAAQPAGGGAKARPEETAGTGPTAGDDAPVTGGTKATDASSSSKASTTAAATIVTTSVGVLRNRVTGLCADLDGTGTVAENVLVRQRACAPGSGDNQEYQTVKDPDGSFLLRNVKSQWCLDVNGSGTVSSGISVNTHNCLFGTRDNQMFRAQAQGSGFYLVHVKSGLCLNVANPDGSNQVAGLKLTLYPCHPDDDHVWSFG, encoded by the coding sequence GTGAAACCCACTGACGTGAGCCCCGACCCGCGGGCGCAGGACGACGACGGAAGGGACGAGGCGCAGGTTCCGGCCGTGGACGACGACCTGGCGACCGTTCTGCTGCAGGTGACCGAACGGGACGAGGAAACCGGGACCGAGGGGGAGCAGGGCGACACCTTCGCGCAGGAGACATGGCCGGCGCCCGACCGCGACGAGCAGCAGGCGGCCTTCCTGGCCTCCTCGAACACCGGCCGGCTCGGCCGGATCCCGGCGCTGAGCTTCCCGACCCGCGGGGTCAAGGGCGTCGCGGTGATGGCCGGCAGCCTGGTCGCGGTGGCCGCGCTGGTGTTCGGCGGGGTGAAGGGTGTGCAGGCGATCGCCGGCTCGTTCGGCGACGAGGAGAAGCCGGCCGCCACCGTGGCGGCTGTCGCCCCCACGGGGTCACCGTCCCCCACGCCGACCGGGGTCCGTCCCACCCGCGAGCGCGCCGCGTCCGGAACCCCCTCGCGCGCCGACGATCCCGCGGTCGCGGATCCCGCGGCGCAGCCGGCCGGTGGCGGCGCGAAGGCGCGGCCGGAGGAGACGGCCGGAACCGGCCCCACCGCCGGGGACGATGCCCCGGTGACCGGGGGGACGAAGGCGACCGACGCGTCCTCAAGCTCGAAAGCCAGCACCACCGCGGCCGCCACGATCGTGACCACGAGCGTGGGGGTGCTGCGGAACCGGGTGACCGGCCTGTGCGCCGACCTTGACGGCACCGGCACGGTCGCCGAGAACGTGCTGGTGCGCCAGCGCGCCTGCGCCCCGGGCAGCGGCGACAACCAGGAGTACCAGACCGTCAAGGACCCGGACGGCTCGTTCCTGCTGCGCAACGTGAAGTCGCAGTGGTGCCTCGACGTCAACGGCTCCGGCACCGTCAGCTCCGGCATCTCGGTGAACACGCACAACTGCCTGTTCGGCACCCGGGACAACCAGATGTTCCGGGCGCAGGCCCAGGGCAGCGGGTTCTACCTGGTGCACGTCAAGAGCGGGCTGTGCCTGAACGTGGCCAACCCCGACGGCAGCAACCAGGTGGCGGGGCTGAAGCTGACGCTGTACCCGTGCCACCCCGACGACGACCACGTCTGGAGCTTCGGGTGA
- a CDS encoding alpha/beta hydrolase, with protein sequence MTTTRVPVVFIHGLWLHATSWQAWADRFAEHGYDPVLPGWPNEPATVAEARANPEAVAGIGIDDVTAHYTAIIDQLPSAPVLVGHSFGGLFVQKLLGLGLGRAGVAIDPAQIKGVKALPLAQLRSGSPVLGNPANRKRSVALTRSQFRYGFGNAVSEAESDELFEKWAIPSPGRPLFEAAFANFSRNSPAAVNTANADRGPLLIISGGQDHTVPDVVTRGTFKQYAASSAVTELQQFPDRGHSLALDNGWGEIADASLTWLSGKAGVTAA encoded by the coding sequence ATGACCACCACCCGAGTTCCGGTCGTCTTCATCCACGGTCTGTGGCTGCACGCCACGTCCTGGCAGGCCTGGGCCGACCGGTTCGCCGAGCACGGCTACGACCCGGTGCTGCCGGGCTGGCCGAACGAGCCGGCCACCGTCGCCGAGGCCCGCGCCAACCCCGAGGCGGTCGCGGGGATCGGTATCGACGACGTCACCGCCCACTACACGGCGATCATCGACCAACTGCCCAGCGCGCCGGTGCTGGTCGGGCACTCGTTCGGCGGGCTGTTCGTGCAGAAGCTGCTCGGGCTCGGCCTGGGTCGCGCCGGGGTGGCCATCGACCCGGCCCAGATCAAGGGCGTGAAGGCGCTGCCGCTGGCCCAGCTGCGCTCCGGCTCGCCGGTGCTGGGCAACCCGGCCAACCGCAAGCGCTCGGTGGCGCTGACCAGGTCGCAGTTCCGTTACGGGTTCGGCAACGCGGTGAGCGAGGCCGAGTCGGACGAGCTATTCGAGAAGTGGGCCATCCCCTCGCCCGGGCGCCCGCTGTTCGAGGCGGCGTTCGCGAACTTCTCGCGCAACTCCCCGGCCGCGGTGAACACGGCGAACGCCGATCGGGGCCCGCTGCTCATCATTTCGGGTGGTCAGGACCACACGGTGCCGGACGTGGTCACCCGCGGCACGTTCAAGCAGTACGCGGCCTCGTCGGCGGTGACCGAGCTGCAGCAGTTCCCCGACCGGGGCCACTCGCTGGCGCTGGACAACGGCTGGGGCGAGATCGCGGACGCGTCGCTGACCTGGCTGTCCGGGAAGGCCGGCGTCACGGCCGCGTGA
- a CDS encoding MFS transporter, with protein MPSPLSGREFPALLAAETLSVVGDQLSRVALALLVFERTRSAGLSGLTYALTYLPTVAGALTLSQLADRRPRRQVSVAIDTTRALIMLTMALPGLSLPVLCACVALSSFLSGPYAATRLALLRDVLPQERFGAGMAVRQSLSQGGQLLGFCAGGVLASTVGPSRCLLVDAVTFAAAAVIVRVSVRARPAALSTSGDGGTAGTFAMIWHSPALRAIFLSTGMGLFLTAPKALAAPLVFDLDLGTAWVGVFMASEGLFSVAALALFARYVDASRYGRLFPAACLVPALPLLATGVLHQPLLVVTVFGLSGAAWSVLTVLAASSFADLLPNDQRGRGMGIAASMNATAQGAGAFLAGLVAERVGAGPAVAVLALAGGLFALLPAVTSIRLAQAPVLTRP; from the coding sequence ATGCCCAGCCCGCTCTCGGGGCGCGAGTTCCCGGCCCTCCTGGCCGCCGAAACCCTGTCGGTGGTGGGCGATCAGCTCTCCCGGGTGGCGCTGGCCCTGCTGGTGTTCGAGCGCACCCGCTCGGCCGGGCTCAGCGGCCTGACCTACGCCCTGACCTACCTGCCCACCGTGGCCGGGGCGCTGACGCTCTCGCAGCTGGCCGACCGCCGGCCCCGGCGCCAGGTGTCCGTGGCCATCGACACCACGCGGGCCCTGATCATGCTGACGATGGCCCTGCCCGGCCTGTCGCTGCCGGTGCTGTGCGCCTGCGTGGCCCTCTCGTCGTTCCTCAGCGGCCCCTACGCGGCGACCCGTCTGGCCCTGCTGCGCGACGTGCTCCCGCAGGAACGCTTCGGCGCCGGAATGGCCGTGCGGCAATCGCTCTCGCAGGGCGGCCAGCTCCTCGGGTTCTGCGCCGGAGGTGTGCTGGCGAGCACGGTGGGGCCGAGCCGCTGCCTGCTCGTGGACGCCGTCACCTTCGCCGCAGCGGCCGTCATCGTGCGCGTGTCGGTACGCGCGCGCCCGGCCGCCCTCTCCACCTCCGGCGATGGGGGCACCGCCGGCACCTTCGCGATGATCTGGCACTCCCCCGCCCTGCGCGCCATCTTCCTGTCCACCGGGATGGGACTCTTCCTCACCGCTCCCAAGGCCCTGGCCGCGCCGCTGGTGTTCGACCTGGACCTGGGCACCGCGTGGGTGGGTGTCTTCATGGCGTCCGAGGGTCTGTTCTCGGTCGCCGCCCTGGCCCTCTTCGCCCGGTACGTGGACGCGAGCCGGTACGGCCGGCTCTTCCCGGCCGCGTGCCTGGTGCCGGCCCTCCCCCTCCTGGCCACCGGCGTCCTCCATCAACCCCTGCTCGTGGTGACGGTTTTCGGCCTGAGCGGCGCCGCCTGGTCGGTGCTGACCGTGCTGGCCGCGTCGTCGTTCGCCGACCTGCTGCCCAACGACCAGCGCGGACGCGGCATGGGCATCGCCGCCTCGATGAACGCGACCGCCCAGGGCGCCGGGGCGTTCCTGGCCGGCTTGGTCGCCGAGCGGGTGGGAGCAGGGCCGGCCGTCGCCGTACTGGCCCTGGCCGGAGGCCTGTTCGCCCTGCTCCCCGCCGTCACCTCGATCCGCCTGGCTCAGGCGCCGGTGCTCACGCGGCCGTGA
- a CDS encoding MEKHLA domain-containing protein gives MSTGMNPRGEEFADLLRRSHVATVGRPLAPEGLSRGELPVWLYVAPFALLAHEFSDDPVFVYANLQAQKLFEYDWDEFTGLPSRLSAGPEDRSARAALLQGVAENGFTDDYRGLRVARSGRQFWIEQVTVWNVPDTGGEPFGQAALIRRWQDA, from the coding sequence GTGAGCACCGGGATGAACCCGCGCGGCGAGGAGTTCGCCGATCTGCTCCGGCGTAGTCACGTGGCTACGGTGGGACGTCCGCTCGCGCCGGAGGGGCTCTCCCGGGGAGAACTCCCGGTCTGGCTCTACGTCGCGCCGTTCGCCCTGCTGGCGCACGAGTTCTCGGACGACCCGGTCTTCGTCTACGCGAACCTGCAGGCGCAGAAGCTGTTCGAGTACGACTGGGACGAGTTCACCGGCCTGCCCTCGCGGCTGTCGGCCGGTCCGGAAGACCGGTCGGCCCGGGCGGCGCTGCTTCAGGGGGTGGCCGAGAACGGGTTCACCGACGACTACCGGGGTCTGCGGGTGGCCCGTTCGGGGCGGCAGTTCTGGATCGAGCAGGTCACGGTCTGGAATGTTCCCGACACCGGGGGTGAGCCTTTCGGTCAGGCCGCCCTGATCCGCCGGTGGCAGGACGCCTGA
- a CDS encoding cupin domain-containing protein translates to MTEGKEMSTKKKALRAGLAATAAAAFTMGAAGAAQATPAGPGVVGKIISSTTVGKTDLVLREITIPPGQATGWHYHDGQLFGKVKQGTLSHFDDTCASDGVYRKGSVIREPAGSDQVHIGINRGRTPVVLEVLYVLPTGSPLSEDAANPGCSFQ, encoded by the coding sequence ATGACTGAGGGGAAAGAGATGTCGACGAAGAAGAAGGCCCTGCGGGCCGGGCTGGCGGCCACCGCCGCGGCCGCGTTCACGATGGGTGCCGCGGGCGCCGCCCAGGCCACGCCGGCCGGGCCGGGGGTGGTCGGCAAGATCATCTCCTCCACGACCGTGGGAAAGACCGATCTCGTGCTGCGCGAGATCACGATCCCGCCGGGGCAGGCCACCGGCTGGCATTACCACGACGGCCAGCTCTTCGGAAAGGTCAAGCAGGGCACGCTGAGTCACTTCGACGACACGTGCGCCTCGGACGGGGTCTACCGCAAGGGCAGCGTGATCCGTGAGCCCGCCGGGTCGGACCAGGTGCACATCGGGATCAACCGCGGCCGTACGCCGGTCGTGCTCGAGGTCCTGTACGTGCTGCCGACCGGTTCGCCGCTGTCGGAGGACGCGGCGAACCCGGGCTGCAGCTTCCAGTAG
- a CDS encoding sigma-70 family RNA polymerase sigma factor, which produces MPTHRPGDDFAHALITEHRPFLHVYVRNLMRGDQSRVDDVVQETIARAWQHRGRIPAGAVRPWLFRVARNQVVDLWRRRPPLPVESFEAQTYDTADTHQEDAFERVLQDHDTVALLRGLSRNHQEVLVHLYCLDHSQTQTARALGLAEGTVKSRAHYAIGRLRSQREPASSGLNGRAARIHSQSSPR; this is translated from the coding sequence GTGCCCACCCACCGCCCCGGCGACGACTTCGCCCACGCCCTGATCACCGAGCACCGCCCGTTCCTGCACGTCTACGTGCGTAACCTGATGCGCGGTGACCAGTCCCGCGTGGACGACGTGGTGCAGGAGACCATTGCCCGGGCCTGGCAGCACCGGGGCCGGATCCCGGCCGGGGCGGTGCGGCCGTGGCTGTTCCGGGTGGCCCGCAACCAGGTCGTGGACCTGTGGCGCCGCCGCCCGCCGCTGCCGGTCGAGTCGTTCGAGGCCCAGACCTACGACACGGCCGACACCCACCAGGAGGACGCGTTCGAGCGGGTCCTGCAGGACCACGACACCGTCGCCCTGCTGAGGGGACTGTCCCGCAACCATCAGGAGGTGCTGGTGCACCTGTACTGCCTCGATCACTCGCAGACGCAGACCGCCCGTGCCCTCGGCCTGGCCGAGGGCACGGTGAAGTCCCGCGCCCACTACGCGATCGGGCGGCTGCGCTCGCAACGGGAACCGGCTTCCTCCGGTCTGAACGGGCGGGCAGCCCGGATCCACTCGCAGTCCAGCCCGCGCTGA
- a CDS encoding helix-turn-helix transcriptional regulator — MTTVVIEAPDQLSEYAVATLLKPDSAIRVLPAAQRTRADVLVIVASSLTDVLKRRGEALRRPCVLILEEADGDPGADPAGVLLRSEATPELLAARIRQAARGAGRVRVASAGAGAGPALDERERTILRMLAEGLEVPEIATRMNYSEGNVKRILSLLMNRLGLSNRWQAVAYAFRADLI; from the coding sequence GTGACGACCGTCGTGATCGAGGCGCCCGACCAGCTCAGTGAGTACGCGGTCGCCACCCTGCTCAAACCCGATTCGGCGATCCGCGTCCTGCCCGCCGCCCAGCGAACCCGGGCCGACGTCCTGGTGATCGTGGCGTCCAGCCTGACCGACGTGCTGAAGAGGCGGGGCGAGGCGTTGCGGCGGCCCTGCGTCCTGATTCTCGAGGAGGCCGACGGCGATCCGGGCGCGGACCCGGCCGGGGTGCTGCTGCGCTCCGAGGCCACCCCGGAACTGCTCGCCGCCCGGATCCGGCAGGCGGCCCGGGGCGCCGGGCGCGTGCGCGTGGCGAGCGCGGGGGCGGGGGCGGGCCCGGCCCTGGACGAACGGGAGAGGACGATCCTGCGGATGCTCGCCGAGGGCCTCGAGGTTCCCGAGATCGCCACCCGGATGAACTATTCGGAGGGCAACGTCAAGCGGATCCTCAGCCTGCTGATGAACCGCCTGGGGCTGAGCAACCGCTGGCAGGCGGTGGCCTACGCCTTCCGCGCCGACCTCATCTGA